Part of the Archangium lipolyticum genome, GCGCGCCAGTGTGGCAGCACCTCGCGCTCCAGCAGCTCGAAGTGCCGCGGCTCGCGGAAGAAGTGCGTCTCGTGCGTGCAGAGCGCGTCCAGCAGCCGCACCCGCTCCGCCTCGTCCTCCTCCACCCGCTTCAGGTAGGCACCGAAAGACAGTCCACCCAGCTCGCGCAGCCGCCGCGCCACCCGGCCCATCAGCAGCGCCCGCTTCGCCTCCGACAGCCAGATGCCCGCCTCGCGATGGACGAGCTTCTGGTAGCCGAGGAACTCCCGCTCGGTGAGCGCCGAGGGCTCGTGAAAGGAGGCGGGCTCCTGGTCCTCCCGGTTGGACCCGCCGCGCTCTTCATGTCCTGAAATCAGGTCACGGCTCCTTCTGGATGGGCGTCTCCGCCTGGGTTCTCAGCGTGCTGGCCACCAGCACCTCCTGACTGCTGAGCACCTTGTCGATGTCCATCAGCAGCACGAACTTCTTCCCCCCGCCGGGCCGCCCCATCCCCACCAGGTAGTCCACGTGCACCGGCGCGCCGAACGCCGGTGGCGGCACCACCTCTCCGGGCGCCAGCTCCATGACCTGCCCGATGGCATCCGCCAGCAGCCCCAGCACGAGCCGCTCTCCGCCCAGCTTCACCTCCACCACCACGATGCAGCTCCACCTCGTCAGCGTGGCCGGTGGCATTCCCAGCTTCACCGCCACGTCCACCACGGGCACCACGCTGCCTCTCAGGTTGAACACGCCCCTCACCCAGACCGGGGCTCCAGGGATGCGCGTCACCGTGTCGTACTCGATGATCTCCTTCACCTGCAGGATGCCGAGCGCGTACTCCTCTCCGGCGAGGATGAAGCTGAGGTACTGCGTGGAGGTGGCCGATGTCTGTTCGCTCATGGCTGGCACCTAGAAGCGCTTGAACTCGCGGTCCTCATCCGGGAGCGCGGCGGGAATGGAAACACGGGGAGCCGGAGCCACGACCCCGAGCCCATTCGCCACGGCCTTCAGCCCGTGCGCGGTGGGAGCCTTCTGGACCGGAAGACGCTGCACCGGCCGGGAGGTGCGCCCCCCATCGGGCACGCGGAAGAAGGACACGAGCTGGTTGAGCGCCTCCGCCTGGGCCGACATCTCCTCCGCCGTGGACGCCAGCTCCTCCGAGGCCGACGCGTTGCGCTGCGTCACCTGGTCCACGTGCGCCATCGCCTTGTTCATCTGCGCCACGCCGCTGGACTGCTCCCCCGAGGCCGCCACCACCTCCTGCACCAGATCCGCCGTCTTGCGGATGGAGGGCACCAGCTCCGTCAGCAGCTCTCCCGAGCGCGTCGCCACCTTCACGCTGCCCGAGGCCAACCCCGAAATCTCCCTCGCCGCCGTCTGGCTCCGCTCGGCCAGCTTGCGCACCTCCGTGGCCACCACCGCGAAGCCCTTGCCGTGCTCTCCCGCCCTCGCCGCCTCGATGGCCGCGTTGAGCGCCAGCAGGTTCGTCTGGTAGGCGATCTCCTCGATGATGGAGATCTTCTGCGCGATGGAGCTCATGGCCTCCACCGTCTCCTTCACCGCCCGGCCACTCTCCTCCGCGTCCCGGGCGCCCTGCATGGCCATCTGCTCCATCTGCCGGCTGTGATCCCTGTTCTGCGTGATGCTGGCCGTCATCTGTTCCAGACTGGAGGTGGTCTCCTCCACGCTACTGGCCTGCTCGCTGGTGCCCTGCGCCAGGCTCTGAGAAGAGGCGGACACCTGCGCGGAGGCCGAGGCGAGCGCATCGGAGCCCTCGCGCACCTCGCCGATGACCTCGGCGAGCTTCTGCACCATGCGCTGCATGGCCGTCAGCAGCCGCCCCGTCTCGTCCTGCGTCTCCGAGGAGATACGCACGGTGAAATCCCCCTCGGAGAGGCGGTCCGCCACCTGAAGCGCGTTGCTCAGCGGCCGGGAGATGACCCGGGCGAGGAGGACGCTGAGCAGCAGGCCGACGAGGAAGCTGCCCCCCATGGCGGAGAGGATCCACCCTCGCGCGAGGTCATGGGTGGCATCCGAATCGTCCGACGCCTTCTGAGAGGCCTTGAGGATGAAGTCCACCAGCTCCTCCAGCTTGTCGGAAGCGGACTCGTAGGTGTGCTGCGCGCGGCCCTGGCTGAAGGCGCGAGCCTCCTCCTTCTGATTGGAGCGCGACAGCGCGAGGATCTTCTCGTGCTCTTCCAGGTAGTCCTTCCAGAGCGCGCGGAACTCCGTGGTCAAGCGCCGCTCCTCCTCGGTGGAGATGAACGGCTCGTACTTCTTGAAGTTGTTCTCGACGGATTCCAGCTCCCGCCGCATGTCCCGCTCCAACTGGGCCATCTGGGCGGCATCGGTCGCGAGGACGTGCTGCTGCTCGTAGATGAGGAAGTCGGAGGTGTCGGTGTTCGCGTCCGAGACGTAGGCGATGCTGGGCATCCAGTTGTCGGTCACCTCATCCGTCGCCTCGTTCATCTTGCTCAGCTGGACGATGGCGAAGACCCCCAGCAGGAGGTTGAGGAAGCTCAAGAAGAGGAAGGCGAGCAGCAGCTTGAAGGAGATCTTCAGGTCGTAGAACCAGGTCATGGTGCTTTCTGGGGGGTGAAGAGTCTCAGGCCGCGGCGGCGGGCTGCGCCGCCCTCAAGGCCTGTTGCAGGAGTGCGGGTACATCGAGGATGAGGGCCACCCGGCCGTCACCCAGCAGGGTGGAGCCGGCCAGCCCGGGCAATCCCTGGCACAGCTTGCCCAGGGGCTTGATGACCGTCTGGCCCTGACCGAGCAGCGTGTCCACGGTGATGCCCGCCTTGCCCAGGCCATG contains:
- a CDS encoding chemotaxis protein CheW, with product MSEQTSATSTQYLSFILAGEEYALGILQVKEIIEYDTVTRIPGAPVWVRGVFNLRGSVVPVVDVAVKLGMPPATLTRWSCIVVVEVKLGGERLVLGLLADAIGQVMELAPGEVVPPPAFGAPVHVDYLVGMGRPGGGKKFVLLMDIDKVLSSQEVLVASTLRTQAETPIQKEP
- a CDS encoding methyl-accepting chemotaxis protein; translated protein: MTWFYDLKISFKLLLAFLFLSFLNLLLGVFAIVQLSKMNEATDEVTDNWMPSIAYVSDANTDTSDFLIYEQQHVLATDAAQMAQLERDMRRELESVENNFKKYEPFISTEEERRLTTEFRALWKDYLEEHEKILALSRSNQKEEARAFSQGRAQHTYESASDKLEELVDFILKASQKASDDSDATHDLARGWILSAMGGSFLVGLLLSVLLARVISRPLSNALQVADRLSEGDFTVRISSETQDETGRLLTAMQRMVQKLAEVIGEVREGSDALASASAQVSASSQSLAQGTSEQASSVEETTSSLEQMTASITQNRDHSRQMEQMAMQGARDAEESGRAVKETVEAMSSIAQKISIIEEIAYQTNLLALNAAIEAARAGEHGKGFAVVATEVRKLAERSQTAAREISGLASGSVKVATRSGELLTELVPSIRKTADLVQEVVAASGEQSSGVAQMNKAMAHVDQVTQRNASASEELASTAEEMSAQAEALNQLVSFFRVPDGGRTSRPVQRLPVQKAPTAHGLKAVANGLGVVAPAPRVSIPAALPDEDREFKRF